In the genome of Kluyveromyces marxianus DMKU3-1042 DNA, complete genome, chromosome 1, one region contains:
- the CHS3 gene encoding chitin synthase CHS3, which produces MTDDYYAFDNESLIKSRSQRSLSRQNSLVRPERNSFKDPNHPYHYYALKAKEARVQINPSTTGAVPEESAADIQMHDLDLGPDGRLRNSLRIVEEEDHLDDGIDKNVNVYSESEKKTASPFDSENEQKLAEKRLIDKKLRKTGFSPWESYCFLITIWAPPPLLRLFGLKSKAVQKAWRDKMGLISIIFYIGAFVAYLTFGFTKTVCKPGKTRLHRNEASSGQLIIHGQAFSLESSSHPAAAGIPGGSNILYPPVNAGGKDGSFLFQNVNGNCKGLIKPRENSSIPFDDDGNMAWYFPCKLVEQDGSTKPNFTKSEYYKGWGCHTSAKAREQYYSLNAPADIYYSWDDLKNSSRKLVVYNGDVIDLDILDWLQTDDLTYPKSFDILRSANLEGYDISLTLSTPSERKVARCLVEIAKVGVVDSQTIGCIASNVVLYLSLVFILSVVATKFIIACYFHYFIARKQGAYAVDNKELAKHNNDLEDWSENINSVGPLKLVDPSLRPRRTNNKMHKKNNSNLSLFSRKSQFGQSSSSAKSISLTDPVLQTLENTGMITMTTQSVQKTAYLNEMKRKSTNVTRPISTTNPFADSIDAFNSSLTIDSLDPTVIHPDVVLQPPPDYMPYGFPLVHTLCCVTCYSEDEVGLRTTLDSIATTDYPNSHKLIIVICDGIIKGSGNDRTTPDIVLDMMDDFAVPKDEVKAHPYVAIALGSKRHNMAKIYAGFYKYDDETVPVENQQRVPIITIVKCGTPEEQGSAKPGNRGKRDSQIILMSFLQKVTFDERMSALEYQLMKNIWQITGLMASFYETVLMVDADTKVFPDSLTHMISEMVHDPMIMGLCGETKIANKRESWVSAIQVFEYYISHHQSKAFESVFGSVTCLPGCFSIYRIKTPKGKDGFWVPILANPDIVERYSDNITDTLHKKNLLLLGEDRFLSSLLLKTFPKRKTVFVPKAACKTIVPATFKVLLSQRRRWINSTVHNLMELAMVNDLCGTFCFSMQFIILMELVGTLVLPLAICFTIYVIFFAIFSHPTPILTLVLLALILGLPGILIVITASRLSYLIWMLIYLIALPIWNFVFPTYSYWKFDDFSWGETRVIAGETKAAEEAEGEFDHSKIKMRTWREYERQERAERLNQRKQHATDRNSAVEGPSQFMDKLMDNDISNQDDSSQPSY; this is translated from the coding sequence ATGACAGATGATTATTATGCATTTGACAACGAGTCACTGATAAAATCTAGGTCCCAGCGTTCGCTTTCGAGACAAAATTCGTTGGTGAGACCAGAAAGGAACAGTTTCAAGGATCCGAACCATCCATACCATTACTATGCTCTGAAAGCAAAGGAAGCTAGGGTGCAGATCAATCCGTCGACTACTGGTGCTGTTCCAGAAGAATCAGCGGCAGACATTCAAATGCATGATCTGGATTTGGGACCTGATGGTAGACTCCGAAATTCGCTGAGGatagttgaagaagaagatcattTAGATGATGGGATCGACAAAAATGTTAACGTGTATAGCgaaagtgaaaagaagacagCATCTCCTTTTGACAGCGAAAATGAGCAGAAACTGGCAGAAAAACGGCTTATAGACAAAAAGTTAAGGAAAACTGGATTTTCTCCCTGGGAATCCTACTGTTTCCTGATTACCATTTGGGCTCCTCCTCCACTTTTGAGACTATTCGGATTGAAGTCGAAGGCTGTGCAAAAGGCGTGGAGAGATAAGATGGGGTTGATCTCGATAATTTTCTACATAGGTGCTTTTGTTGCGTATTTGACTTTTGGTTTTACCAAAACTGTCTGTAAACCGGGCAAAACGAGGCTTCATCGAAACGAGGCTTCATCGGGCCAATTGATAATCCACGGACAAGcgttttctttggaatcATCTTCTCATCCTGCTGCAGCTGGTATTCCTGGTGGCTCCAATATATTATATCCTCCAGTCAATGCTGGAGGTAAAGATGGatcctttcttttccaaaatgTTAATGGGAATTGTAAAGGCTTGATAAAACCAAGAGAGAATTCAAGCATTCcttttgatgatgatggcaATATGGCATGGTATTTCCCCTGTAAATTGGTCGAGCAAGACGGATCAACTAAACCAAACTTCACAAAATCGGAATATTATAAAGGTTGGGGTTGTCACACGAGTGCTAAGGCAAGGGAACAATACTACTCTTTGAATGCACCAGCAGATATTTATTACTCTTGGGATGACTTAAAAAATTCATCCAGAAAGTTGGTCGTATACAATGGTGATGTCATTGATCTTGACATCTTGGATTGGTTACAGACGGACGATCTCACATATCCAAAATCTTTCGATATTTTAAGGTCAGCGAATTTGGAAGGTTACGATATTTCTTTGACATTATCAACTCCcagtgaaagaaaagtgGCCCGTTGTTTGGTTGAAATTGCTAAAGTAGGCGTCGTCGACTCCCAAACAATTGGTTGTATTGCGTCCAATGTCGTCTTGTACCTATCTTTGGTTTTCATTCTCTCAGTTGTTGCCACAAAGTTCATCATTGCTTGCTATTTCCATTATTTCATTGCAAGAAAACAAGGTGCTTACGCTgttgataataaagaattGGCGAAGCATAATAATGATCTCGAAGACTGGTCAGAAAATATCAACTCCGTAGGTCCCTTAAAATTGGTTGACCCATCTTTAAGGCCAAGGAGAACAAATAACAAAATGCATAAGAAGAATAATTCTAACCTCAGCTTATTCAGCCGTAAATCCCAGTTTGGACAGTCATCATCCTCTGCAAAATCGATCTCATTGACTGACCCAGTGCTCCAAACATTAGAAAACACAGGAATGATAACCATGACTACACAGTCAGTTCAGAAAACTGCGTATCtcaatgaaatgaaaaggaagagtACAAATGTTACAAGGCCTATTTCCACCACAAATCCTTTTGCTGACAGTATTGATGCatttaattcttctttaaccATTGATTCATTGGACCCAACCGTTATTCATCCCGATGTTGTGTTGCAACCACCCCCAGATTATATGCCATACGGTTTCCCCTTAGTTCATACTCTTTGCTGTGTTACATGTTACTCcgaagatgaagttggTTTAAGGACCACTTTGGATTCTATTGCTACCACAGACTACCCTAACTCTCATAAATTGATCATCGTGATATGTGATGGTATAATCAAAGGTTCAGGTAACGACAGAACGACACCTGACATTGTTTTAGATATGATGGATGATTTCGCTGTTCCTAAGGATGAAGTGAAAGCCCATCCTTATGTTGCTATTGCTCTCGGATCTAAAAGGCATAATATGGCTAAGATTTACGCTGGTTTCTATaaatatgatgatgaaacagTTCCTGTTGAGAACCAACAACGGGTACCAATCATTACAATCGTTAAATGTGGTACGCCAGAAGAACAAGGCTCCGCAAAACCAGGTAACAGAGGTAAGAGAGACTCCCAGATTATATTGATGTCTTTCCTACAAAAAGTAACTTTTGATGAGAGAATGTCTGCCCTGGAATATCAgttaatgaaaaatatatgGCAGATTACTGGTTTAATGGCCAGCTTTTATGAAACTGTTTTAATGGTTGATGCCGATACTAAAGTTTTTCCTGATTCTTTGACCCACATGATTTCTGAGATGGTCCATGATCCAATGATCATGGGACTTTGTGGTGAAACTAAAATTGCCAATAAACGTGAGTCGTGGGTCAGTGCTATTCAGGTCTTTGAGTATTATATTTCACATCATCAATCCAAAGCTTTTGAATCGGTATTTGGATCAGTAACTTGTTTGCCAGGTTGTTTCTCGATATACAGAATAAAAACACCAAAAGGTAAAGACGGCTTTTGGGTTCCTATCCTTGCAAACCCGgatattgttgaaagatATTCCGATAACATCACAGACACTTTGCACAAGAAAAACTTATTATTGTTAGGTGAGGATAGATTTTTGTCCTCGTTGTTGTTAAAGACCTTCCCCAAACGTAAAACTGTGTTCGTTCCCAAAGCTGCTTGTAAAACCATTGTTCCAGCAACATTCAAAGTCTTATTATCTCAGAGACGTCGTTGGATCAATTCTACCGTCCATAACTTAATGGAATTAGCGATGGTCAATGACTTGTGTGGTACATTCTGCTTTTCCATGcaatttattattttaatGGAGTTGGTAGGAACTTTGGTTCTTCCGTTGGCAATTTGTTTCACCATTTACGTTATTTTCTTCGCAATTTTCTCCCATCCAACTCCTATTTTAACTTTAGTTTTGCTTGCATTGATCTTGGGTTTGCCTGGTATTTTGATAGTAATCACAGCTAGTAGATTATCGTACTTGATATGGATGTTAATTTACTTAATTGCTTTACCTATATGGAATTTTGTCTTCCCTACTTACTCTTATTGGAAATTTGACGATTTTTCGTGGGGTGAAACTAGAGTGATTGCCGGGGAAACAAAAGCCGCTGAAGAGGCTGAAGGTGAATTTGATCATTcaaagataaaaatgaGGACATGGCGAGAATATGAAAGGCAAGAAAGAGCAGAGAGAttgaaccaaagaaaacagcACGCAACAGATAGAAATAGTGCCGTTGAAGGTCCTTCTCAATTCATGGACAAGCTAATGGATAACGATATTTCAAATCAGGACGATAGTAGCCAACCATCGTATTAG
- a CDS encoding M20 family metallo-hydrolase: MTTNTSTTSIKEESSSGTINAVGSIPLKIVPGRLNETILSTGLEFGGVARWGPANYEFGMRRLAGTELDGKVRDWFVEQCKNLGCTIKVDQIGNIFAIYPGKKSGTKPTATGSHLDTQPEAGKYDGILGVLAGLEVLRTFKENGYVPNFDVCVVVWFNEEGARFPRSCLGSSVWSDDLSLDEAYKICSINEDHPETVRESLTNINYLGDTPASHSENSIDAHFELHIEQGPILEDENKRIGIVTGVQAYYWAKVTVSGVGAHAGTTPWRLRKDALLMASKMICAASEICEKNEALFTTGVMDIKPYSINIIPGEVSFSLDVRHTEDDKLEEIVEQIYATFDKLVKDNKGGELTYKKDILQVSPAVKFNDICIDCVTRSANAQFKTEEVRTICSGAGHDSCQTSRHVPTSMIFIPSKDGLSHNYYEYSSPQEVEDGFKVLLQTIINYDNYRLTRGY; encoded by the coding sequence ATGACAACCAACACATCAACTACATctattaaagaagaatcaagCAGTGGGACTATAAACGCAGTGGGAAGTATCCCATTGAAGATAGTTCCTGGTCGTTTGAACGAGACGATCTTATCTACAGGCCTAGAATTTGGCGGTGTTGCCAGATGGGGTCCAGCAAACTACGAGTTTGGTATGAGAAGACTTGCTGGCACAGAATTGGATGGAAAAGTCAGAGATTGGTTTGTAGAACAGTGCAAAAATCTGGGTTGTACCATCAAAGTGGATCAGATTGGTAATATATTTGCTATATACCCAGGAAAGAAATCAGGTACGAAGCCAACAGCGACTGGTTCGCATTTGGATACTCAACCAGAAGCTGGGAAATATGATGGTATCCTTGGTGTTTTGGCTGGTCTAGAAGTGCTTCGGACTTTCAAGGAAAATGGATATGTTCCAAATTTTGACGTTTGTGTAGTTGTATGGTTCAACGAAGAAGGTGCGAGATTCCCAAGATCTTGTCTTGGGTCATCAGTTTGGTCCGATGATCTATCTTTGGACGAAGCTTACAAGATTTGTTCAATCAATGAAGATCATCCAGAAACAGTCAGAGAATCTCTCACGAACATTAACTATTTAGGTGATACACCTGCATCTCACAGTGAGAACTCAATTGACGCCCATTTTGAATTGCATATAGAACAGGGCCCAATattagaagatgaaaataaaaggaTTGGCATCGTAACTGGTGTCCAAGCCTATTACTGGGCTAAAGTCACCGTTTCTGGAGTTGGTGCGCATGCTGGTACCACTCCCTGGAGGTTAAGAAAGGATGCTTTGTTAATGGCTTCGAAGATGATTTGTGCTGCATCTGAGATTTGCGAGAAGAATGAAGCATTATTCACCACTGGTGTTATGGATATCAAACCATACTCTATTAATATCATTCCAGGCGAAGTCTCCTTCTCCCTTGATGTCAGGCACACCGAAGATGATAAATTGGAGGAAATAGTCGAACAAATATATGCAACCTTTGATAAATTGGTCAAAGATAACAAGGGTGGTGAGTTAACTTACAAAAAGGATATCTTACAGGTTTCACCTGCGGTGAAATTTAATGATATTTGTATTGATTGTGTTACTCGTTCAGCGAATGCTCAGTTCAAAACAGAAGAGGTTAGGACTATTTGCTCAGGTGCTGGTCATGATTCTTGCCAAACTTCTAGACATGTTCCAACCTCAATGATTTTCATTCCATCAAAGGATGGTCTATCTCATAACTACTACGAGTACTCATCTCCACAAGAGGTTGAAGATGGCTTCAAGGTATTATTACAAACAATTATCAACTACGATAACTACAGACTCACCAGAGGATATTAA